The Oncorhynchus keta strain PuntledgeMale-10-30-2019 unplaced genomic scaffold, Oket_V2 Un_contig_16010_pilon_pilon, whole genome shotgun sequence sequence GCTGGTACCAAAGGATGTTTATAATATATTATCTCTGTTACAGGGCCCTGCTGGTACCAAAGGAGACAAGGGTGAACGGGTAAGTTCACTCTCAGACCAATGCTTCATTTCAGACACAGTTTATATTCAAGTGGAGTGTAGAAATACTTCCGTAGCTTCAAACCTCAAATCAGCCATAATTGCAGTTTATCATCTCCGGGATTAAGAGGCTCTCTAACAGCCCTGTGTCTCAGATGAAAcatccatcccaaatggcaccatattccctatatagtgcactacttttgatcagagccctatgggtcttggtcataagtagtgcactatatagggtctaagGTGCTGTTTGGGATGCAGGTGTCTCTTCACAgctctctgccttcctccctcggtttatagctccacagtgtTTTTTCCAGGAGTTCATGCAAGACCTGCTAGAACAGTTACATGTAAATCAAAGCCCAGACATTCAGGTACACTGTGCTTATTCAAGCCTTTTAGGGGGATGTTGTGCTCATGTTAAATAGCCTTGGATCAAAACCTCTTTGCTTCGTGAGATTAAAGCTCTGTGTTATTTTCTGGTCAGTCTCTTGGATTGTTGGGAGACTTCAACACAAAAGGCCCCCGGCCTCAGAGTTAGAGGTGGAGTGGagttattaaacacacacacacacacacacacacacacacacacacacacacacacacacacacacacacacacacacacacacacacacacacacacacacacacacacacacacacacacacacacacacacacacacacgcacacacacacacagactagttCATTAAACATGCCCCCtgggagtgttctctctctctctctgtgtgtgtgtgtgtgtgtgtgtgtgtgtgcgaacgTGTAGCTGTGTCAATCCAGTGcttttttcttgttttgtagggAGACCTGCAGTCTCAAGCTACCGTCAGGGCCTTAGCACGCCAAGTGTGTGAGCAACTGATTCAGAGTGAGTTCTCAACCcagcttttttctctctctttctctctctctctagatattTTTGTCCATACATACTGTTCTCTACAACAATCTCTCATCCGACTCCTCCCAAaacctctccatcccctcccctcctctcttcctcccacaGGTCACCTGTCTCGCTACAGCTCCATCCTGAACCAGATCCCCAGCCAGTCAGTGTCTGTGAGGACGGTACCGGGACCTCCAGGAGAGCCCGGTCGCAGGGGTCTGCCAGGGCCACAGGGAGAGGGGGGGCCCACAGGCAGACCAGGGTTCCCTGGGACCAACGGACAGGATGGACGACCGGGGGAGAGAGGTACAGTGTTTTTATAcatcattataaactgggtgaatcgatccctgaatgctgattggctgacagatgtgatatatcagaccatataccacgggtatgtcaaaacattttttttttactgctctaactatgttggtaaccagtttataatagcagtaaggcacctcgggggtttgtgatatatggccaatataccacggctaagggctgtgtccaggcgcTCCGCGTTGTGTCttacataagaacagcccttagccgtggtatattggccgtatacTACACTtcctcatgccttattgcttcATTAGAAGCCATTGGATGGCCATAACAAACCAGTATATTACCTTGCTCTATATCCACACCTTAAACTTCGGCTTCCCATTCACACTGTAGCCACGCTAACGTGTAGCACGAATCAATGACTTTCTAGTATCTGATCATTTGTATCAGAATTCAATGACTTTCTAGTATGTTATATGTTTTATATTGATTCCCTGGCCTGAACCAGTTGGTAGAGGATGACACTTCCAACGCCAGGGTTGTGAGTTTGATTCCCTGGCCT is a genomic window containing:
- the LOC118383055 gene encoding collagen alpha-1(XIV) chain-like, with amino-acid sequence MFIIYYLCYRALLVPKDVYNILSLLQGPAGTKGDKGERGDLQSQATVRALARQVCEQLIQSHLSRYSSILNQIPSQSVSVRTVPGPPGEPGRRGLPGPQGEGGPTGRPGFPGTNGQDGRPGERGTVFLYIIINW